Proteins encoded in a region of the Oscillospiraceae bacterium MB24-C1 genome:
- a CDS encoding sirohydrochlorin cobaltochelatase → MKRISIMLLAMLVLGMTACGGANSKPASAPASGSAEPEVSAPESASESDAGKKVILVVSFGTSYNETRAATIGAVETAIADAYKDFEVRRAFTSQIIINKLKSRDNEQIDNVEEAMNRLVADGVKTLVVQPTHVMNGFEYDEMVEAITPFADKFDAISIGKPLLSSDKDYAELADIITEETTQYNVVKTAVVFMGHGTEHPANATYAKLDGILKAMSNAENYHIGTVEAAPSLEDVMTGVAKTDATKVVLLPLMIVAGDHACNDMAGDEEDSWKTQFKGEGYEVECVIKGLGEYPGIQKMFVEHTQDAIDALGK, encoded by the coding sequence ATGAAACGAATCAGTATAATGCTGTTAGCAATGTTGGTGTTGGGCATGACAGCCTGCGGCGGGGCAAATAGCAAACCGGCTTCGGCTCCGGCATCTGGCAGCGCCGAGCCTGAAGTTTCAGCACCTGAAAGTGCGTCAGAATCGGACGCAGGGAAAAAGGTCATCCTGGTGGTGAGCTTTGGTACCAGTTACAACGAAACCCGTGCAGCGACCATCGGTGCGGTGGAAACGGCCATTGCCGACGCCTACAAGGATTTTGAGGTGCGCCGTGCTTTCACAAGCCAAATCATTATAAACAAACTCAAAAGCCGAGATAACGAGCAGATCGACAATGTTGAAGAAGCGATGAACCGTCTGGTGGCGGACGGCGTAAAAACGCTTGTGGTACAGCCCACCCATGTCATGAACGGTTTTGAATATGACGAGATGGTCGAAGCGATCACACCGTTCGCCGATAAGTTTGATGCGATTTCCATTGGAAAACCACTGCTTTCGAGTGATAAGGATTACGCTGAGCTTGCGGACATCATAACCGAAGAAACGACCCAATATAACGTTGTTAAAACCGCCGTTGTGTTCATGGGCCACGGTACCGAACATCCCGCTAATGCAACCTATGCCAAGTTAGACGGTATCCTCAAGGCGATGAGCAACGCAGAGAATTACCATATTGGCACGGTGGAGGCGGCTCCCTCGCTGGAGGATGTCATGACCGGGGTGGCTAAGACAGATGCCACTAAAGTGGTGCTGCTGCCATTGATGATCGTTGCGGGTGACCATGCCTGTAACGACATGGCAGGCGATGAGGAGGATTCATGGAAGACCCAGTTCAAGGGCGAAGGCTACGAGGTTGAATGCGTCATAAAGGGCCTTGGCGAATACCCCGGCATTCAGAAGATGTTCGTGGAGCATACACAGGATGCCATCGACGCGTTGGGAAAGTAA
- a CDS encoding ABC transporter ATP-binding protein, whose protein sequence is MTELICAQNLTFCYGPQQVLSDVTFSVDEGEYLSIIGENGSGKSTLMHLLCGYLAPLTGQVLYCGGRLEGLSDLQRAQSIAVIAQNTPANFPFTCFEFVMLGLHPHRARFERVDEQTIEQIKGVMAQTDILSLADKPITHLSGGEYQRVLLARALAQRPRLLLLDEAMSDLDAAVKIKMNKLLKALVQKGLTVIAINHDLSTAYNYSDRVVALNRGRLVANGSPQTVFTAALLENMFGIKAEIIPGRGLCVYDTI, encoded by the coding sequence TTGACTGAATTGATTTGCGCACAAAATCTCACGTTTTGTTACGGACCGCAACAGGTGCTGTCCGATGTGACTTTTTCGGTTGATGAGGGGGAATATCTGTCGATTATCGGCGAGAACGGCAGTGGAAAATCGACGCTGATGCATTTGCTGTGCGGTTATCTGGCGCCACTGACAGGTCAAGTGCTTTACTGCGGCGGGCGCCTGGAGGGGCTTTCTGATTTGCAACGGGCACAAAGCATTGCCGTTATCGCCCAGAATACCCCAGCAAATTTCCCCTTTACTTGCTTTGAGTTTGTGATGCTGGGGCTGCACCCGCATCGTGCGCGATTTGAGCGCGTCGATGAACAGACCATCGAACAGATCAAAGGTGTTATGGCGCAGACCGATATTCTGTCGCTGGCCGACAAGCCCATCACACACCTGAGCGGTGGCGAGTACCAGCGCGTTTTGTTAGCACGCGCCTTGGCACAGCGCCCCCGTTTGCTGCTACTCGACGAAGCAATGTCCGACCTGGATGCGGCCGTCAAGATTAAGATGAATAAACTTCTAAAGGCGCTTGTACAAAAGGGTCTGACGGTCATTGCGATCAACCATGATCTTTCGACTGCTTATAACTACAGCGACCGTGTTGTCGCGCTGAATCGGGGTAGACTGGTTGCCAATGGCAGCCCGCAAACCGTGTTCACCGCAGCGCTTTTAGAAAATATGTTTGGTATCAAAGCGGAGATTATCCCCGGTAGGGGGCTCTGTGTTTACGATACAATATAA
- a CDS encoding L-lactate dehydrogenase — translation MHRNKLVVVGVGHVGSYVLADAMKTGLFAQIGVIDILENVAYGEALDQAQATALTYMNNVDVKSGGYEQCTDADVIIVAAGPSIIPNPNDPKGEPDRALLTTTNCEVIREVMAGITKYTKEAIVILITNPLDTMVYIAENEFGYPAGRVFGTGTMLDSARLRKLVADTYKIDPKSVAGYMMGEHGGTAFPVLSHLNVSGIPFDELDQYFETAEDIKNPERVKSLVVSAAYNVLNGKGWTNAGVAQSAITMAKAVLLDERSVYPASTTLRGQYGHDGDVALSMPCIIGREGILKQLPVKLNPWEIEKLKDSISFIQATMRDAKTGPGFAK, via the coding sequence ATGCACAGAAATAAGCTGGTCGTTGTCGGTGTTGGTCATGTTGGTTCATACGTTTTGGCGGACGCGATGAAAACCGGTTTGTTTGCGCAAATCGGTGTTATTGATATTTTAGAAAACGTCGCCTACGGTGAAGCGCTCGATCAGGCGCAGGCAACGGCTCTAACCTATATGAATAATGTTGATGTCAAAAGCGGGGGCTATGAACAGTGCACCGATGCCGATGTGATTATCGTAGCTGCCGGCCCCAGCATCATTCCTAACCCGAATGACCCAAAAGGCGAACCGGATCGTGCGCTGCTCACAACAACGAACTGCGAGGTCATTCGCGAGGTGATGGCGGGCATCACAAAATATACGAAAGAAGCCATCGTCATCCTGATCACAAATCCGCTAGATACGATGGTTTACATTGCCGAAAATGAATTTGGTTACCCGGCCGGGCGGGTTTTCGGAACCGGCACGATGCTTGATTCCGCACGCCTTCGCAAGCTGGTTGCCGATACCTACAAAATCGACCCGAAATCGGTGGCTGGCTATATGATGGGCGAACATGGCGGTACGGCATTCCCTGTTTTGAGCCATTTAAACGTTTCCGGCATTCCGTTTGATGAATTAGATCAGTATTTTGAAACGGCAGAAGACATTAAAAATCCCGAGCGGGTAAAATCACTAGTGGTGAGCGCCGCTTATAACGTGCTCAATGGTAAGGGATGGACCAATGCCGGTGTTGCGCAGTCAGCCATCACCATGGCAAAGGCCGTTTTGCTGGACGAGAGAAGCGTATATCCGGCTTCCACCACGCTGCGCGGCCAATATGGTCATGACGGTGACGTGGCGTTGAGCATGCCCTGCATAATTGGGCGCGAAGGCATTTTAAAGCAGTTGCCTGTCAAACTAAACCCATGGGAAATTGAAAAACTAAAAGACTCAATTTCGTTTATTCAGGCAACGATGAGAGACGCAAAGACCGGCCCTGGATTTGCAAAGTAA
- a CDS encoding YigZ family protein — MTQYNTVVAEAEDEFIEKRSRFICAIAPVQTAEEALAFIARRKELHYDARHTVYAYILRAGNTQRYSDDGEPQGTGGQPVLEVIRRSNLTDVCVAVTRYFGGTLLGAGGLTRAYSNGATLAVSVAKQITMCQCADCRIVMDYGQYGVVGHLLPEHGVQLLESDFGERVTLTVRLKSEAVAVFEKALTEATSATVALEMLGEVFSAMPT, encoded by the coding sequence TTGACGCAATATAACACTGTTGTGGCAGAGGCCGAGGATGAGTTTATCGAAAAGCGCTCGCGTTTTATCTGCGCCATAGCGCCGGTGCAGACCGCTGAGGAGGCACTGGCCTTTATTGCCCGCCGAAAAGAGCTGCATTACGATGCGCGCCACACCGTTTATGCTTACATATTGCGCGCGGGCAACACCCAGCGCTATTCCGACGATGGGGAGCCGCAGGGTACGGGCGGCCAGCCGGTGCTGGAGGTGATTCGCCGCTCAAACCTCACCGACGTGTGCGTGGCGGTGACACGTTATTTTGGTGGTACTCTGCTCGGGGCGGGCGGCCTGACCCGGGCTTATTCTAACGGGGCCACGCTCGCTGTCTCTGTGGCAAAACAAATAACCATGTGCCAATGTGCCGATTGCCGGATTGTAATGGACTACGGTCAGTATGGCGTTGTAGGTCATCTGTTGCCTGAACACGGGGTGCAGCTGCTGGAAAGTGACTTCGGTGAGCGGGTGACGCTCACTGTCCGGCTTAAATCTGAGGCGGTTGCGGTCTTTGAGAAGGCACTTACTGAAGCGACAAGCGCCACGGTTGCGCTTGAGATGCTGGGCGAGGTTTTTTCGGCTATGCCGACATAA
- a CDS encoding phospho-sugar mutase: MDAFTRYKQWQNTQLEDSDLVEELAQIAGNETEIYERFYTDLTFGTAGLRGKIGAGTNCMNIYTVRRATQGICSWLRQHKEGGSAAIAYDSRNKSKLFAEATACVFAANGVKVYLYPQLTPTPMLSWAVRYFGCDTGVVVTASHNPAEYNGYKAYDESGCQITSDMADGILNCILKTDLFTGVKTMAYDDAVKSGLIVPVDDAAINAYFEEVRACRCFPDAVQGADLKLVYTPLNGAGNLPVRRILSEIGITDPILVKEQLEPDGNFPTCRYPNPEFKEALMLGLKLAAETGADLLIGTDPDADRVGAAVRHNGEYVQLGGNDVGVLLTEYIAHAKTVNKTMPERPVMIKSIVTTTLTDLVANSYGIEVRDVLTGFKNIGTEIANLEAAGELSRLIFAYEESCGYLAGPYVRDKDAVVTTMLVAEMAAYYKKAGKTLIDVMEDIHKRFGYFCNHVTNTMFPGADGMKQMTEIMDKLFAAPPNALAGYNVATCCDYRSGVCVKGGQRFPTGLPTSDVLSLTLEDGNVVVIRPSGTEPKLKTYYIVKGKTMTQAEEICDTLTAAVHKLLGF, encoded by the coding sequence ATGGACGCATTCACACGATATAAACAGTGGCAGAACACCCAACTTGAGGACAGCGACCTTGTTGAGGAGCTTGCCCAGATAGCGGGCAATGAAACAGAAATCTACGAGCGGTTTTACACCGATTTAACCTTTGGTACTGCGGGTCTGCGCGGCAAAATTGGCGCCGGCACCAACTGCATGAACATTTATACGGTGCGAAGGGCGACGCAGGGCATCTGCAGCTGGCTGCGTCAGCATAAAGAGGGCGGTTCGGCGGCCATTGCCTATGATAGTCGCAATAAATCCAAATTATTTGCCGAAGCAACGGCTTGCGTCTTTGCGGCTAACGGCGTCAAGGTGTATCTTTATCCACAGCTGACGCCCACACCCATGCTCTCGTGGGCGGTGCGTTATTTTGGGTGCGACACTGGCGTGGTTGTTACCGCCAGCCACAACCCCGCGGAGTATAACGGCTATAAGGCATATGATGAGAGTGGCTGCCAGATCACCAGCGATATGGCGGACGGCATTTTGAACTGTATTCTGAAAACGGATCTGTTCACCGGCGTCAAGACGATGGCTTATGATGACGCTGTCAAATCAGGGCTAATCGTTCCGGTGGATGATGCGGCCATCAACGCCTATTTTGAAGAGGTGCGCGCCTGCCGCTGCTTCCCTGACGCGGTACAAGGGGCGGATTTGAAACTGGTCTACACGCCGCTCAATGGTGCAGGCAACCTGCCGGTGCGCCGTATTTTAAGCGAGATTGGTATCACCGACCCGATTTTGGTCAAAGAACAGCTTGAGCCGGATGGCAACTTTCCCACTTGCCGCTACCCCAACCCCGAGTTTAAAGAGGCGTTGATGCTGGGCTTAAAGCTGGCGGCAGAAACAGGGGCCGATCTACTCATCGGTACCGACCCCGACGCCGACCGCGTGGGTGCGGCTGTGCGCCACAATGGGGAATATGTACAGCTTGGTGGCAACGATGTTGGCGTGCTGCTCACCGAATATATTGCGCATGCCAAAACGGTAAACAAGACGATGCCCGAGCGTCCGGTCATGATCAAATCCATCGTCACGACCACGCTGACCGACCTGGTAGCAAACAGCTATGGTATTGAGGTGCGTGACGTGTTGACCGGCTTTAAGAATATCGGCACCGAGATCGCAAATCTTGAGGCTGCAGGTGAGCTTTCACGCCTTATCTTCGCCTATGAAGAAAGCTGCGGCTATCTGGCGGGACCTTATGTCCGCGACAAGGACGCCGTTGTTACGACCATGTTGGTCGCCGAGATGGCCGCCTATTACAAAAAAGCGGGAAAAACCCTTATCGACGTCATGGAAGATATCCATAAGCGCTTTGGTTATTTCTGCAACCATGTGACCAATACCATGTTCCCTGGAGCCGACGGGATGAAGCAGATGACTGAGATTATGGATAAGCTGTTTGCAGCACCGCCAAATGCGCTGGCGGGCTATAATGTCGCAACCTGCTGCGACTACCGTTCAGGTGTTTGTGTCAAAGGTGGGCAGCGCTTCCCGACGGGGCTGCCGACTTCCGATGTGCTGTCGCTGACGCTAGAAGACGGCAATGTGGTAGTTATTCGTCCCTCTGGCACCGAGCCGAAGCTCAAGACCTACTACATCGTCAAGGGCAAAACCATGACACAGGCTGAGGAAATTTGTGATACGTTGACAGCCGCCGTTCATAAGCTATTGGGCTTTTAA
- the rpoD gene encoding RNA polymerase sigma factor RpoD produces the protein MAGQEKNTVKDLIEQGKAKGKLTTSEINDVLEELDFDVEQVEKLYETLESCNVEIVENYAQTIETDFPMPAEEEVEATLTVEGINIDDPVKVYLKEIGRVPLLSSDEEVDLAVRMSNGDPQARKRLSEANLRLVVSIAKRYVGRGMQFLDLIQEGNLGLIKAVEKFDHTKGFKFSTYATWWIRQAITRAIADQARTIRIPVHMVETINKVKKVSSQLLHKNGHEPTAEEIAEEIDMSVDKVREIMRVAQEPVSLETPIGEEEDSHLGDFIPDDDAPAPADAASHILLREQLSEVLHSLTPREEKVLRLRFGLEDGRSRTLEEVGKEFNVTRERIRQIEAKALRKLRHPSRSKKLRDFLD, from the coding sequence GTGGCAGGGCAGGAAAAAAACACCGTAAAAGATCTTATAGAACAAGGAAAGGCAAAGGGCAAGCTGACCACCTCCGAAATTAACGATGTGCTTGAGGAGCTGGATTTTGACGTCGAACAGGTTGAAAAGCTTTACGAAACGCTCGAAAGCTGCAATGTCGAAATTGTCGAAAATTATGCACAGACTATAGAAACTGATTTTCCGATGCCCGCCGAAGAAGAGGTGGAAGCCACTCTTACGGTGGAGGGCATCAACATCGATGACCCAGTCAAGGTGTATCTCAAGGAAATCGGCAGGGTTCCGCTGCTCTCGAGCGACGAAGAAGTGGATCTGGCTGTTCGCATGTCCAATGGTGACCCGCAGGCGCGCAAACGTTTGTCGGAAGCGAACCTACGCCTTGTTGTCTCAATTGCCAAGCGCTATGTCGGCCGCGGCATGCAGTTTTTGGATTTGATTCAGGAAGGTAACCTCGGCCTTATTAAGGCTGTCGAAAAGTTTGACCACACGAAGGGATTTAAGTTTTCCACTTACGCTACCTGGTGGATTCGTCAGGCTATCACCCGCGCCATAGCAGACCAGGCGCGTACCATCCGAATCCCTGTTCACATGGTCGAGACCATCAATAAGGTCAAAAAAGTATCGTCCCAGCTGTTGCACAAAAACGGGCACGAACCCACTGCTGAAGAGATTGCAGAAGAGATCGACATGTCAGTCGACAAAGTGCGTGAGATCATGCGGGTTGCGCAGGAGCCGGTTTCGCTTGAAACCCCAATCGGCGAGGAGGAGGACAGCCACCTCGGTGATTTTATTCCTGATGACGACGCCCCCGCACCGGCCGATGCGGCTTCGCATATTTTGCTGCGTGAACAGCTTTCTGAGGTGCTGCACTCATTGACCCCCCGCGAGGAAAAGGTGCTGCGCTTACGCTTTGGCCTTGAGGATGGACGTTCGAGAACGCTTGAAGAGGTCGGCAAGGAGTTTAATGTCACCCGTGAACGTATCCGCCAGATTGAGGCGAAGGCGCTGCGCAAGCTGCGTCACCCGAGTCGCTCAAAGAAGCTTCGCGACTTTCTTGATTAA
- a CDS encoding iron ABC transporter permease, producing the protein MTADLLAFYHRQRKKALVFSVCLLIALTLLLLFGVNTGAMFISVGDGARIILSQITGNARWLGDIQENAVAVIWQIRLPRILCGMLVGMALSMSGVIFQSILQNPMADPYTMGVSTGAAFGASLALFFNMTFGLLLPVTPTSLFFALVTLRVVIYLSGKGGGLVTGNMIISGMIVSAIFSSGISFLKIMAGENVSAIVFWLMGSLSAKSWDDVVLLAPVILVCAVVAVWFADRLNIMSLGERQALSLGVNVHRTRLLYLLLGAFMTAVCVSVCGIIGFVGLIVPHMLRFWLSADNRLLMPISGLSGALLLGLADNFARLLGRGDMPVGVLTTLLGGPFFIYLFIKRQGGARLD; encoded by the coding sequence ATGACCGCCGACTTACTCGCGTTTTATCACAGACAGCGTAAGAAAGCGCTGGTTTTTTCAGTTTGCTTGCTTATAGCGCTGACGTTGCTGCTGCTATTTGGGGTAAATACTGGCGCGATGTTCATCTCAGTTGGGGACGGTGCAAGAATAATTCTCTCGCAAATCACCGGTAATGCCCGCTGGTTGGGTGATATCCAAGAAAATGCCGTAGCCGTCATCTGGCAAATTCGTCTGCCGCGAATATTGTGCGGCATGTTGGTGGGCATGGCGCTGAGCATGTCGGGCGTTATTTTTCAGTCTATTTTGCAAAATCCGATGGCCGACCCCTATACAATGGGCGTTTCAACTGGGGCGGCGTTTGGGGCGAGCCTTGCACTATTTTTCAACATGACTTTTGGACTGCTGCTGCCAGTAACGCCTACGAGCCTGTTCTTCGCACTGGTTACGCTGCGTGTTGTCATTTACTTGTCGGGTAAAGGCGGGGGGCTTGTGACCGGTAATATGATTATATCTGGCATGATTGTCAGTGCTATTTTTTCTTCGGGGATCAGTTTTCTCAAGATTATGGCGGGAGAGAATGTCAGCGCGATTGTATTCTGGTTGATGGGTAGCCTTTCGGCTAAAAGCTGGGACGATGTCGTCCTTTTGGCCCCGGTAATACTCGTTTGTGCGGTCGTTGCGGTCTGGTTTGCCGACCGCTTAAACATCATGAGTCTCGGCGAACGGCAGGCATTGAGCCTTGGCGTTAACGTGCACCGCACCCGGCTTCTTTATCTGCTGTTGGGGGCATTTATGACCGCCGTCTGTGTTTCAGTCTGCGGCATCATTGGGTTTGTCGGCCTAATTGTTCCGCATATGCTGCGGTTTTGGCTTTCAGCCGATAACCGATTGCTCATGCCAATTTCGGGGCTTTCCGGCGCGCTGTTGTTGGGATTAGCCGATAATTTTGCCCGCCTTTTGGGACGGGGAGACATGCCGGTTGGTGTACTCACCACGCTACTGGGCGGCCCGTTTTTTATTTACTTATTTATTAAGCGCCAAGGGGGGGCACGCCTTGACTGA
- the rpmE gene encoding 50S ribosomal protein L31, translating into MKEGIHPHYEATTIRCACGEVIETGSTKKDIRVEICSKCHPFFTGKQKLVDTGGRVDRFNKRFGRDK; encoded by the coding sequence GTGAAAGAGGGAATTCATCCTCATTACGAAGCGACGACCATTCGTTGCGCATGTGGCGAGGTCATCGAGACCGGCTCGACCAAAAAGGATATCAGAGTGGAAATCTGCTCAAAATGTCATCCTTTCTTTACCGGCAAGCAGAAGCTGGTAGATACCGGCGGACGTGTTGACCGCTTTAACAAGCGTTTCGGCCGCGATAAGTAA
- a CDS encoding Rrf2 family transcriptional regulator — MHITLESDYAVRIVDCLSTQEARLGAGSIAEQTGVTPRFTLKILHKLVSSGLVRSYKGAKGGYELAHDPGEITLREVIEVFEGPYTFSRCLDPSHVCKCTISVCRSGNCRFQRVYDEISEIVRAKLDETTFAE, encoded by the coding sequence ATGCATATTACCCTTGAATCAGACTACGCGGTGCGTATAGTCGATTGTCTTTCAACACAGGAAGCCAGACTGGGCGCAGGCAGCATCGCTGAGCAAACCGGGGTGACACCAAGGTTTACGCTTAAAATACTGCATAAGCTGGTTTCAAGCGGACTCGTTCGCTCATATAAAGGTGCAAAAGGCGGCTATGAGCTGGCACATGATCCCGGCGAGATTACGCTTCGGGAGGTCATTGAGGTTTTTGAAGGGCCGTATACTTTTTCGCGGTGCTTAGACCCTTCACACGTCTGCAAATGTACCATATCAGTTTGCCGCAGTGGTAATTGCCGTTTTCAGCGTGTGTACGACGAGATATCTGAGATAGTACGCGCCAAGTTGGACGAAACGACGTTTGCCGAATAG
- the dnaG gene encoding DNA primase, producing the protein MIPESFIEELKYRSDIEQVVSRYTNLKRSGRNLSGLCPFHSEKTPSFVVYPENGSFYCFGCGAGGDIVTFVRMAEHLEYVEALRFLAERAGMTLPDEVENDGTAKFKMRILELNRYAARFFNSVLNSTEGKRAMDYFQARGLSTNIIRKFGLGYAPDSWDTLKKHLTQKGFTETELLAAAVIRKNDKGGSYDQFRDRVMFPIIDLRGGVIGFGGRVLGDGRPKYLNSSDTIIFKKSRGLFAMNFAKATKRPQLILCEGYMDAIAIHQAGFDNAVATLGTALTSEQARLIAQYTSEVVISYDADVAGQKATQRANQLFSQTGVKVRVLSMSGAKDPDEYIKKFGVVRFSQLIEGSANATEYQILRLKDRFALDTDDGKVGFLKEFCTLMARLPSAIEADIYTTRIASELNVSREAILQQITALRKKEVRRQEKKYDASLKIYAQEAPNQKHDPQRAANLRYALAEDKLIVALLKNADYAKTVSEKISPEQFVTDSNREIFLVLINRLKEGRNIDMMSLSGELSIAQMNWLSHLQATNREHSYTLNDALDYIAVIKEKQQLRTSEQVGSMSEDELKAFIDEIAAKKNPNKK; encoded by the coding sequence ATGATTCCGGAAAGTTTTATCGAGGAACTGAAATATCGCTCTGATATTGAACAGGTTGTTTCGCGCTACACCAATCTCAAGCGCAGTGGGCGCAATCTTTCGGGGCTTTGTCCGTTCCACTCTGAAAAAACGCCTTCCTTTGTGGTGTACCCTGAAAACGGCTCGTTTTACTGCTTCGGCTGCGGTGCCGGCGGCGACATCGTCACTTTTGTGCGTATGGCTGAGCACCTTGAATATGTTGAAGCATTGCGTTTTTTGGCCGAACGAGCGGGTATGACGCTACCGGATGAGGTTGAAAACGACGGCACCGCTAAGTTTAAAATGCGCATACTGGAGCTTAACCGATATGCGGCGCGCTTTTTTAACAGTGTGCTTAATTCGACTGAGGGTAAGCGTGCTATGGATTATTTTCAGGCGCGTGGTCTGTCGACGAATATCATTCGTAAGTTTGGGTTAGGTTACGCCCCCGATTCTTGGGACACACTAAAAAAGCATCTGACTCAAAAGGGCTTTACTGAGACCGAATTACTCGCTGCCGCTGTCATCCGTAAAAATGACAAGGGTGGTAGCTACGACCAGTTCCGGGATCGCGTCATGTTTCCCATCATCGACCTGCGCGGTGGAGTCATTGGTTTTGGTGGGCGGGTCTTAGGCGATGGACGGCCCAAATACCTCAATAGTTCAGATACTATTATCTTTAAAAAGTCCCGTGGACTATTTGCCATGAACTTTGCCAAGGCCACCAAACGACCACAGCTGATATTGTGCGAAGGTTATATGGATGCCATCGCTATTCATCAGGCGGGGTTTGACAACGCAGTGGCCACACTAGGCACGGCGCTGACGTCTGAACAGGCACGACTGATTGCGCAATACACGTCCGAGGTTGTCATCTCCTATGATGCCGACGTTGCGGGCCAAAAGGCAACGCAGCGCGCAAACCAGCTTTTTTCTCAGACCGGCGTCAAGGTACGGGTGCTCTCAATGAGTGGGGCAAAGGACCCCGACGAATATATTAAAAAATTCGGAGTCGTGCGCTTTTCTCAATTGATAGAAGGCAGCGCCAACGCCACCGAATACCAGATTTTGAGGCTGAAGGATCGCTTTGCGCTTGATACTGATGACGGCAAGGTTGGTTTTTTAAAAGAATTTTGCACACTGATGGCTCGTTTACCCAGCGCTATTGAGGCGGATATCTACACCACTCGCATTGCATCGGAGCTGAATGTCTCGCGCGAGGCCATTTTGCAGCAAATTACCGCACTGCGCAAAAAAGAGGTGCGCCGACAGGAGAAAAAGTATGATGCCAGCCTTAAAATATATGCGCAGGAAGCGCCCAACCAAAAGCACGATCCCCAGCGTGCAGCGAATTTGCGCTATGCACTGGCCGAGGATAAGTTGATTGTGGCGCTATTAAAAAACGCTGATTATGCTAAAACCGTTTCCGAAAAGATTTCGCCGGAACAGTTCGTGACAGATTCAAACCGTGAGATTTTTTTGGTTTTGATAAATAGACTTAAAGAAGGGCGTAATATCGATATGATGAGTCTTTCGGGCGAGCTTTCGATTGCGCAAATGAACTGGCTGTCGCATCTTCAGGCCACCAACCGTGAGCACAGCTATACACTTAACGACGCATTGGATTACATTGCGGTCATCAAAGAAAAACAGCAGCTTCGCACCAGCGAGCAGGTGGGCTCGATGAGTGAGGACGAACTAAAAGCTTTCATTGATGAAATCGCCGCCAAAAAGAACCCCAATAAAAAATAG
- a CDS encoding deoxyguanosinetriphosphate triphosphohydrolase, with product MTIREKTEAIEKEILSPLAKLSSEAVREHPMEPCTIRTAFGRDRDRILHSKAFRRLKHKTQVFLSPEGDHYRTRLTHTLEVSQIARTVARALRLNEDLTEAIALGHDLGHTPYGHAGEYALNECCPHGFRHAEQSVRVLRVLENDGKGLNLTTDVQDGIACHTAGPDAQTLEGRVVRYADKIAYMNHDFEDAARAGIISENDIPWQVKYAVGRSKSERINSFVQSLVDNSGEDIRMSPAAQQAFTTLRAFMFEAVYKNPLAKGEETKAIAMLQGLYKHFVTHADQLPPEYRAMLETVDVDRVVCDYISGMSDGYAVNIYQSIFVPRSWGF from the coding sequence ATGACCATTCGAGAAAAGACTGAGGCAATTGAAAAAGAAATTCTCTCGCCGCTCGCCAAATTATCAAGTGAAGCGGTGCGTGAGCACCCGATGGAACCGTGCACGATTCGCACCGCCTTCGGGCGTGACCGTGACCGCATTCTGCACAGCAAGGCGTTTCGGCGGTTAAAGCATAAAACGCAGGTGTTTCTCTCACCCGAGGGGGATCATTACCGCACTCGTTTAACACACACGCTGGAAGTTTCCCAGATTGCGCGTACCGTTGCCCGGGCACTGCGTCTAAACGAGGATCTCACCGAAGCGATTGCATTAGGACACGATCTGGGACATACCCCTTACGGCCACGCGGGGGAGTATGCGCTCAACGAGTGCTGCCCGCACGGTTTTCGCCATGCGGAGCAAAGCGTGCGTGTTTTGCGCGTTTTAGAAAACGATGGCAAGGGTTTAAATTTAACCACCGATGTTCAGGACGGCATCGCCTGCCATACCGCTGGGCCGGACGCCCAGACCCTTGAAGGCCGGGTGGTGCGCTACGCCGATAAAATCGCCTATATGAACCATGATTTTGAAGACGCAGCACGCGCCGGTATCATCAGCGAAAATGACATTCCGTGGCAGGTCAAATACGCGGTTGGGCGCAGCAAGTCAGAGCGCATCAACAGCTTTGTGCAGTCGCTGGTCGACAACAGCGGTGAGGATATCCGCATGTCTCCTGCGGCGCAGCAGGCGTTCACCACATTGCGCGCCTTCATGTTTGAGGCAGTGTATAAAAACCCGCTTGCCAAAGGCGAAGAAACCAAAGCTATTGCTATGTTGCAGGGGCTTTATAAGCATTTTGTTACACATGCCGACCAACTACCACCCGAATATCGCGCCATGCTGGAAACGGTAGACGTCGACCGTGTGGTGTGTGATTACATATCCGGTATGAGCGACGGGTATGCCGTAAACATCTATCAAAGCATTTTCGTGCCCCGTTCGTGGGGATTTTAA